The Rhodothermales bacterium genome contains the following window.
CCCCATCTCGAACTGCATCAACTCCGGGCTCGACCGCATCTTCGTCCTCACGCAGTTCAACTCGGCCAGCCTCAACCGGCACGTCGCCCAGGCCTACCGGTTCGACCGCTTCGGCGGTGGCTTCGTGACGATCCTCGCCGCCGAGCAGACGCCGTCGTCGAAGCACTGGTACCAGGGCACGGCCGACGCCGTCCGCCAGTCGCTCCCGCACATCGACAGCCACCCGCACAGCCACGTCATCATCCTCTCGGGCGACCAGCTCTACAGCATGGACTACCGGCGGATGCTCGCCCACCACCAGCAGCACAACGCCGATGTGACGATCGCGACGATCCCCGTCGTGGCCGAAGAGGCGCCGGCCTTCGGGATCCTCAAGACGGACGAGCACCACGCCATCACGGAGTTCCACGAGAAGCCGCCGCTCGACCAGCTCGACGGGAAGGAGAGCCCGGTCTCCGACGAGATGCAGGCGGCGGGCCGGATCTACCTCGCCTCGATGGGCATCTACATCTTCAGCGCCGACACGCTGCAAGCCGTCCTCGACGCGGACCCCGACGCGCACGACTTCGGACACGAGATGATTCCCCGCGCCATCGAGCAGCGCCGCGTGCTCTCGTACCCCTTCGAGGGCTATTGGAGCGACATCGGGACCGTCCGCTCGTTCTTCGACGCCAACCTCATGCTGGCCCAGCCCGAGCCGCCGTACACCCTCTACGACCCGGCCCGCCCGCTCTACACGAACGCCCGGATGCTGGCCCCGGCGAAGGTCGAGCACTCGACGGTGCGCAACGCGATCATCAGCGAGGGCAGCGTGATCGTCGGCGCCGAGATCACGGACTCCGTCATCGGCATCCGCTCGTACGTCGGCCGCAACGCGACGGTCAAGAACACGGTGATGATGGGCGCGGACTACTACCCGTGGAGCACCGGCGGGCTCGACCAGCCCCCGCAGGGCCCAGCGCGGCCCGGCATCGCCGAGGGCACCCACATCGAAGGCGCCATCATCGACCGCAACGCCTCGATCGGCGCGAACTGCCACATCGCCAACCGCGACGGCGTCGAGGAAGGCGAGGGGCCGGGCTTCTACATCCGCGACGGCATCATCGTCATCGCGAAGAACGCGGAGATCGAGCCCGGCACCACGATCTAAGTGGCCCGGCACACGCCGGGACCGTCTTGGGCGTGCTCCCCCAAACGTGATCGGACGTGGGGGATGGGAGGGCTAGAGAACGACGATTCGCGGCGGCCCTCGTAGAATCCGCTCCGCCCCCTCCTTTCTCTTCATCCTCTGCTTTACCCTGTAGCTCTTCAGGACCCCTCAGCCAGCGCCGTTCGGCCCCCACCCCCTTCGCTCATGCACATCACGATCCTCACGAACGAGTACCCCCCGAACGTCTACGGCGGCGCGGGCGTCCACGTCGAGTACCTCACGCGCGAGCTCGCCCGGCTCGACGGCGGCAAGCACGCCGTCGACGTGCTCAGCTTCGGCGAGCAGGACGAGCGCGACGGCAACCTCCGCGTGCGCGGCATCCAATCGGCGGCCAACATTCCGGTGCGCGACCCGCGCCACGCCAAGCTGATGGACACGCTCGTCCGCGACCTCGCGATGGCCGGGGCCGTCGGCGACGCGGACATCGTGCACGGGCACACGTGGTACAGCCACTTCGCGGGGATGCTGGCGAAGCAGCTCACCGGCGCGAAGCTCGTCCTCACGACGCACTCCCTCGAGCCGCACCGGCCGTGGAAGGTCGAGCAGCTCGGCACCGGCTACCACGCCTCGTCGTGGATCGAGCGGACGGCGTACGCGAACGCTGACGGCGTGATCGCCGTCTCGCAGTCGATGAAGGAGGACGTGCAGGCGCTCTACGACGTGCCCGACGACCGCATCCGGGTGATCTACAACGGTATCGACCCCGAGCAGTACCGCCCGCGCCCCGACGCCGACGTGCTCCGCCAATACGGTGTCGATCCCGACATCCCGTTCGTGCTCTTCGTCGGGCGGATCACGCGGCAGAAAGGCATCCTCCACCTCGTCCGCGCGATCCCGCACCTCCAGAGCGACGGGCCGTTGCAGGTCGTCCTCTGCGCCGGAGCGCCGGACACCGAAGAGATCGAGAAGGAGATGGAAGCGGCCGTCGCCGAGGCGAAAGGCACGGCCGACGCATCGATCCTCTGGATTCCGAAGATGGTTCCGAAGGACGACGTGATCACGCTTTACACGCACGCCGCCGTGTTCGTCTGCCCGTCGGTCTACGAGCCGTTCGGGATTATCAACCTCGAAGCGATGGCGTGCGAGACGCCGGTCGTGGCCTCGGCCGTGGGCGGGATTCCCGAGATCGTCGTGCCCGGCGAGACGGGCACGCTCGTCGCGTTCGAGCCCGAGGGCGGCGACAGCGCCGAGCCCGCCGACCCCGACGCGTTCGTCCGCGACCTCGCCGCCGCCGTCAACGACCTCCTCGGCGACCCGGACCGGCTCGACCGCATGGGCCGCGCCTCCCGCCGCCGCGTCGAGGAGCAATTCACGTGGGCCCGCATCGCCGAGCAGACGCTCGACTTCTACCGCTCGCTGCTCGACCGCTGACCCGTTCCTCGGCCGGGCAGACACGCGGGTCTGC
Protein-coding sequences here:
- a CDS encoding glucose-1-phosphate adenylyltransferase; translated protein: MKDTLAVVLGGGAGTRLFPLTGHRAKPAVPLAGKYRLVDVPISNCINSGLDRIFVLTQFNSASLNRHVAQAYRFDRFGGGFVTILAAEQTPSSKHWYQGTADAVRQSLPHIDSHPHSHVIILSGDQLYSMDYRRMLAHHQQHNADVTIATIPVVAEEAPAFGILKTDEHHAITEFHEKPPLDQLDGKESPVSDEMQAAGRIYLASMGIYIFSADTLQAVLDADPDAHDFGHEMIPRAIEQRRVLSYPFEGYWSDIGTVRSFFDANLMLAQPEPPYTLYDPARPLYTNARMLAPAKVEHSTVRNAIISEGSVIVGAEITDSVIGIRSYVGRNATVKNTVMMGADYYPWSTGGLDQPPQGPARPGIAEGTHIEGAIIDRNASIGANCHIANRDGVEEGEGPGFYIRDGIIVIAKNAEIEPGTTI
- the glgA gene encoding glycogen synthase; translated protein: MHITILTNEYPPNVYGGAGVHVEYLTRELARLDGGKHAVDVLSFGEQDERDGNLRVRGIQSAANIPVRDPRHAKLMDTLVRDLAMAGAVGDADIVHGHTWYSHFAGMLAKQLTGAKLVLTTHSLEPHRPWKVEQLGTGYHASSWIERTAYANADGVIAVSQSMKEDVQALYDVPDDRIRVIYNGIDPEQYRPRPDADVLRQYGVDPDIPFVLFVGRITRQKGILHLVRAIPHLQSDGPLQVVLCAGAPDTEEIEKEMEAAVAEAKGTADASILWIPKMVPKDDVITLYTHAAVFVCPSVYEPFGIINLEAMACETPVVASAVGGIPEIVVPGETGTLVAFEPEGGDSAEPADPDAFVRDLAAAVNDLLGDPDRLDRMGRASRRRVEEQFTWARIAEQTLDFYRSLLDR